The sequence below is a genomic window from Burkholderia contaminans.
GAGCGCGACGAACATCGCCCGTTCGCCGAGCGCATCGGCCACGCGCGCGCCGTTCCCGGCATCGAGATCGAGGATCGCGACGCACGCACCGGCGCGGCTCAGGTCCTGCGCGACCGCGGCGCCGATCAGCGTGGCGCCGCCGGTGACGATCGCGACTTTGCCAGCAAGGGCAGTCATGGGGTGTCTCCGGAAATCGTGGGGTGAGGGAAGGGGCGCGTCAATGCGCACCCGCCGATGGTTCGCTGTCCTGCCAACGGCGCATCAGGCCGTTCGACGGCACGGTTTCGTCGAGCAGCTTGCGGGCCGTTTCGACACCCGCGACCGGCAGGCCGGCCGGATCGAGCAGGCCGATCTGCACGAGCACGCTGGCCTGGTCCCAGTAGATGTGCTCGTGATAGAGCTTGTCGCCGCGAAACTTGACGATCGCGACGAGCGGAATCTCGACGCGCTTGCCGGTCGGCGCGACGCCCGGCAGCATCCAGTCGATCTCGGTGGTGTGCGTGAAGCAGAACAGCAGCTCGTCGACGATCTGGCTCGCGCCGACCGTGCGCGAGATCGGCGTGATCGTCGTGTCCGGCGGATTCGCATGCACGAAATGATGCGTGTAGAAGCGCTTGAGCTCGTCATGGCCAACGCCGCCCGTCAGCGTCGGAACATGGTTGACGTACGGTTCGGCAACCATCGTCGCCATCGTGGCATCGACGTTGCGCGTGTCGAATTCGTGTTTCAGATGCGCTTCCCACAATGTGGACAGATCGTAGTGCGGGCCGAGCGCGGCACGGAACGCGGCGATCGCGCGCTGATGGGCCATGATCGCGGCGGCCTTGTCGAAATGATCGGCGCCAGCGCGCGCGAACGCGTGATCGACACCGGGATACACATACACTTCGACGCCGTCGCGCCCGGCCAGCGCGTCGGCAATGCGCTGCTGCGCGTCGGGCGGACAGAAGCGGTCCTGCCCCGCGATCTGCAGTACGAGCCGGCCGTGCAGGTGCGACGCCTCGTCGAGCGCCTGCTCGATGCCCACGCCGTAGTAGCTGACCGCCGCGGCCACGCCCGGCAGCCGGCATGCGGCGAGATACGCGAGCTTGCCGCCGAGGCAGTAACCGAGCACGCCGGCTTCGCCCGTGCATTCCGGCAACTGCGTGAGCACCGCGAGCGCGGCGCCGATGTCCTCGACGCCCTTGTTCTCGTCGTATTCCTGATAAAGGGCCATCGCGCGCTCCATGTCGGCGGCCGTGTAACCGAGTTCGATCGCCGGCGCCTGGCGCCAGAACAGGTCGGGCACGAGCACCGTATAGCCTTCCTCCGCGTAGTAGTCGGCCGCTTCCCGCATCGTCGCGTTCGCGCCGAAGATCTCGTGGCACAGCACGATGCCGGGCCCCTTGCCGGCGGCCGGCGTGCTCAGGTACGCGCGAAACGTGCCGCCGTCCGGCGACGGAATCTCGATGTGACGTCCTTGCATGTGTCCCTCCATTCCAGTTTTTTGCTGCGACGGGCCCAGTATTGGCGGACGAAATGGGCACTTCTATCCGCTTTCTTCGGCCGGTATCCGCGAATTCCGGAAACCTGGGAAACCGGCCGCCGCGCGTGGGCGGGCGCGCGGCTGACTGCGGGTATGTGCGGATGCGGAACGCCCGCACAGTTTTCTACGATGCGCGAACGGTCCGCTTCTTGCGTTGTTTGCGCGGGACTTGCGTGCTTTGGCGGCCGGACTGTCCGGATACTCCGGGCGCTATCCGGATCGTGCGGCGAATGCCCCCATACCGGGAACGCATGCACGACGCGAGTGCAACCGAGCATGACGGGAGATCATCGATGGCGCAATTTTCCGGAACGGGCTGGCTGCCGGATACGGCCTGTTTCAATCACGACAACCTGCTGCTGCAGTCGAACGACGTCGACGAGGTGCGCGCACGCGTCGCCGACGTCTTCAAGCCGCACCGGCTCACGCCGACCGGCGAATCGCGCGCGCTGCACAGCTGCATGCATCACGCGCGC
It includes:
- a CDS encoding dienelactone hydrolase family protein; the protein is MQGRHIEIPSPDGGTFRAYLSTPAAGKGPGIVLCHEIFGANATMREAADYYAEEGYTVLVPDLFWRQAPAIELGYTAADMERAMALYQEYDENKGVEDIGAALAVLTQLPECTGEAGVLGYCLGGKLAYLAACRLPGVAAAVSYYGVGIEQALDEASHLHGRLVLQIAGQDRFCPPDAQQRIADALAGRDGVEVYVYPGVDHAFARAGADHFDKAAAIMAHQRAIAAFRAALGPHYDLSTLWEAHLKHEFDTRNVDATMATMVAEPYVNHVPTLTGGVGHDELKRFYTHHFVHANPPDTTITPISRTVGASQIVDELLFCFTHTTEIDWMLPGVAPTGKRVEIPLVAIVKFRGDKLYHEHIYWDQASVLVQIGLLDPAGLPVAGVETARKLLDETVPSNGLMRRWQDSEPSAGAH